CTCGGCCGCCGCTGCGGTCGGGGAGGGTGCCGAGGCCGTGGCTCCGGCCCGCCGCACCGGCAGCGGTGGGGGCGCCTCGACCCCGGTACGGGGCGCGGGCAGGTGTGCGGCCGCAGGGCCGGGGCCGGTCCCGGCTGCGGAAACGGGCGCGGAGCCGGACAGGGGCGCGGAACCGTACCCGGGCACGGGGTCGCTCTCCGGTACGGGCCGCTCCGGAGCAGCGGAGGCCCCGTCCTGGTCCGGAGCGGTGGCGGGCCGGGCAAGGTCGAAGGCGGCCGAGGCCCCGGCCCGGTCCGGAGGCGTGGCGGCCCGGACAGGGTTCGCGGCGGCGGAGGCCCTGTCGCGCTCCGGAGGCGTGGCGGCCCCGACAGGGTCCGCGGTGGCGGAGGCCCAGGCTGCATCGGGGGTCCTGGACGGCCCGGCAGGGTCCGGGGCACTGGCGGGCGCCCAGGACGGGGGCGGGGTCGGCATGGGGACCGGCTCCAGGCGGGGCGGCGGTGGCGCCGTCGTCTGGGTGGCGGCGGCCGCGCCCAAGAGTTCCTGCGGCAGCACCAGCACCGCGAGCACCCCGCCGTAGATGTTCGACTTCAGTTCGACGGCGATCCCGTGCCGACGGGCCAGCGCCGAGACCACGTACAACCCGATCCGCCCGTCGGCGAGCAGGTGCCGGACGCTGATCTGGTCGGGGTCGCCGAGCAGGGCGTTCATCCGGTGCTGTTCCTCGGCCGGCATGCCCAGCCCCCGGTCCTCCACCTCGACCGCGATCCCGGCGGTGACCCGTTCGGCGCGCAGCACCACATCGGTGTCGGGGGCGGAGAACACCGTGGCGTTCTCGACCAGTTCGGCCAGCAGGTGCACCACGTCCGCGACGGCGTGCCCGCGCACGCTGCCGCCCGCCGGGGGCACCACCTTGACCCGGGTGTACTGCTCGACCTCCGCGACGGAGGAGCGCAGCACTTCGCTCAGGTCGATGGGCCGCGTCCACTGGCGGCGGCTCGCGGCGCCCCCGAGCACGGCAAGGTTCTCGGCGTGGCGGCGGATGCGGGTGGCGAGGTGGTCGACGTGGAAGAGCTCCCTGAGCAGGTCCGGGTCCTCGACCGTGTCCTCCAGGTCGTCCAGCAGTGAGATCTCGCGGTGCACGAGGGACTGCAGCCGGCGCGCGAGGTTGACGAAGACCTCCACCTTCCGCTCGCTGTCCGAGGGCGCCGCCGGTCCGGCCAGCCGTACGAGCGTCAGGTGCGCCTGCTCGCGGGCGGCGCGCAGCTCCTGCGAGAGCAGCCAGAACTCGTCGATCCCCGCCGGGTCCCCGCCGAGCCCGGGCCCCGTCGGGCCGCCGCCGCGGACCGTACACGGCGGGGTCTCGCCCCGCTCCAGCCGGTCGGCGACGGTGCGCAGCTCCTGGCGGCCGCGCACGCTGGAGCGGCGCAGGGCCTCGCACCGGTCACGGACGGCCTTGGCGGTGCGCTGGGCCCCGAGCAGCGCCGCCGCGAGGGCGCCGACCACCAGCAGGGCGCAGCCGGTGAGCACCGGCCACAGCCGGGCGTCCCGGTCCCCGGCGCCCCCGCCGAGCTGCAGGGTGAAGATCACGGCGGCGGCCCCGCTGAGCCCGGCGGCGAGCGTGGGCAGCACGGCGGAGCGGATCAGCTGGGGCCGTATCTGCCGGCCGGGGCCGGTGGCGGCGTGTCTCGACGGGGCGTGGCGGGCTGCGCGGAGTCCGGACATCTGCGTCCTCGGTACGTGGGGCCCGGCCCCCAGCGTTCCCGGGGCCCGGTGTTGATCACCGGATACCCACGCTAGACCGCACCGTCCCGCCCCGGACGGCCAGTTGAGGAACTTGGCGGGGGTGCTTCCCGCTCCCGGTGGAGCGCTCGCACGACAGCCCGAATGCGCCGGGAGCGCGTACGCCCGCGGCCCGGCAGGAGTGCGCCCGCGAGGCCGACACGCCGGCCGGGCCGCCCGCCGGACCGCCCGCCGGGCCATCCGCCGGGCGCAACGCCTCGGGCGCGCCCGCCGGACACCCCTCAGAGCCTCGGGGACGGCTCCCGTCTACGTACCCACGGCCTCCGGCTCGCCCCGCCCCGCCGGGGCGGGCGCCGCGGCCGGGGCCTTCGCGGCCACCGGGGCGGATCCCGCCGACAGCACGGGGGCCGATCCGGCCGCCACGAAGGGACGCCACCACGCCTGGTCGGGGGCGTCGGCCGCGCCGGGTTCGAACGGCTGGCCCGGGATCGGCAGGGCCACGGCCGCCCCCGCCGCCTCGGCGGCGGCGACGGTTCCCTCACCGGGCTCGTCCCACGGGTGCAGGGCCAGGTTGAAGGTGCCCCAGTGGATCGGCAGCATCACACCGTGCGGAACGCCGCCCTGGAGGTCGAGGTGGGCGCGCATGCCCTCCTCCGGGGTCATGTGGATGTCGGGCCAGTACTCCGAGTAGGCGCCGATCTGGATCATCGTGGCGTCGAAGGGGCCGTGCTCGGCGCCGATCTCCTCGAAGCCCGGGAAGTAGCCGGTGTCCCCGCTGTGGTAGATCCGGTGCTCGTCTCCCGCGACCACCCAGGACGCCCACAGGGTGTGCTGCTGGTTGCGCAGGCCGCGGCCACAGAAGTGCCGGGCGGGGGTCGCGGTCAGGGAGAGCCCGGCGATCTTGGTGGTCTCGTTCCAGTCCAGCTCGTGCAGCCGGTCGGCCGGGACGCCCCAGCGCTCCAGGTGCGCGCCGACGCCCAGCGGGACGGCGAAGACCGTGTCCGTACCGGCCAGCGCCTTGATCGTCGGCAGGTCGAGGTGGTCGTAGTGGTCGTGCGAGATGACCACCACGTCCACAGCGCCGAGGGAGGCCAGCGGGACCGGTACGGGGTGCAGCCGCTTGGGCCCGGCGAAGGGGAAGGGGGAGCACCGCTCGCCCCAGACCGGGTCGAACAGCACCCGGCGCCCGTCGATCTCCGCGAGCACGCTGGAGTGGCCCATCCAGGTCAGGCGCAGGCCGCTGACCGGCGGCTTCGCCAGCTCCGCGAGCGTGGTCGGGTAGACCGGGATCGGCGCGGCGGGAGCCCTGCGGACCCGCTGCTCCCGGTGGAAGTAGATCTTGGCGAACTCCGCCATCGAGCCGGAGGGCCTGTTCCGGGCCCCGACCGGGTTCTGGAAGATTCCGTCGGCGAAGTTCGGCGAGCGGCGGATCCGCTCCAGCCGGGCGCCTGAGGGGTCCGCGCCGAAGGCTTCGGGCCGCAGGGCACGCAGCCGGGGACGCAAGGGACGGGAGCCGGTCAAGGCGCCTCCAGGGACGGTGCGGTCAGGACGTTCGTCGGTCTACGACCATCCCAACGCACACCGGCCCCGAAGGATTCCGCTTGCCCCGTGCGTGTCGTCCCCTCCCCCCCCTGCCGCGTCCTAGAGCGGCAGCAGGTCCGGGCGCTTCGCCTCCACGTGGTCCCCCGAGGACTCCCCGCGCAGCCGGCGGCCGATCCAGGGCGCCAGGTGCTCGCGCGCCCACTGGATGTTGTCCCGGGTCACGTCGACCGAGCCGCGCGGCCGCTCCGGCGGCCACGGCTGGTCGGGGTCGGCCGGCACGTCCAGCCCGAGCACCTGAGCCGCGCGCAGCGCGACCCGGGTGTGTCCCTCGGGCGACAGGTGCAGCCGGTCGGTGTCCCACGCCCTGCGGTCCTGAACGGATTTGAGCGACCAGAGGTCGAGCACCGGGCAGTCGAAGCGGTCGGCGATGGCGCGGACGTGCACGCTGTACGTCGCCACCTTGCCCCGCAGGTGCTTGAGGACCGGTACGCCCCGGGTGTCGAAACCGGTGGTGATCACCACCCGGCCGACGGCCCCCGTGAGGTCGGCGACCGCCGCCTCGAAGCGCTCCGCCACGTCGTCCGGGTCGGTGCCGGGGCGGATGATGTCGTTGCCGCCCGCGCAGAAGGTCACGAGGTCCGGCGCGAGCGCCTTGGCCCGCGGGACCTGCTCGGCCACGATCTGGTCGAGGAGTTTGCCGCGCACGGCAAGGTTCGCGTACCGGAATTCGTCTTCCCCGTGCTCGTCGGCCAGGAGCACGGCGAGCCGGTCCGCCCAGCCGAGATACGTTTCCCCGGGTCCCGGGTCCCCCACGCCTTCGGTGAAGCTGTCCCCGATCGCCGCGTACGAGCCGATGGTCTTGAGTTTGGTCGTCGTCGCTGCC
This genomic window from Streptomyces sp. NBC_01351 contains:
- a CDS encoding ATP-binding protein; amino-acid sequence: MSGLRAARHAPSRHAATGPGRQIRPQLIRSAVLPTLAAGLSGAAAVIFTLQLGGGAGDRDARLWPVLTGCALLVVGALAAALLGAQRTAKAVRDRCEALRRSSVRGRQELRTVADRLERGETPPCTVRGGGPTGPGLGGDPAGIDEFWLLSQELRAAREQAHLTLVRLAGPAAPSDSERKVEVFVNLARRLQSLVHREISLLDDLEDTVEDPDLLRELFHVDHLATRIRRHAENLAVLGGAASRRQWTRPIDLSEVLRSSVAEVEQYTRVKVVPPAGGSVRGHAVADVVHLLAELVENATVFSAPDTDVVLRAERVTAGIAVEVEDRGLGMPAEEQHRMNALLGDPDQISVRHLLADGRIGLYVVSALARRHGIAVELKSNIYGGVLAVLVLPQELLGAAAATQTTAPPPPRLEPVPMPTPPPSWAPASAPDPAGPSRTPDAAWASATADPVGAATPPERDRASAAANPVRAATPPDRAGASAAFDLARPATAPDQDGASAAPERPVPESDPVPGYGSAPLSGSAPVSAAGTGPGPAAAHLPAPRTGVEAPPPLPVRRAGATASAPSPTAAAAERGGDGRRPELPRRRAQQHLAPQLREAPAPRRAVDDAEQQPVHDPGLMAAFQRGFGLAQSENQA
- a CDS encoding MBL fold metallo-hydrolase, which encodes MTGSRPLRPRLRALRPEAFGADPSGARLERIRRSPNFADGIFQNPVGARNRPSGSMAEFAKIYFHREQRVRRAPAAPIPVYPTTLAELAKPPVSGLRLTWMGHSSVLAEIDGRRVLFDPVWGERCSPFPFAGPKRLHPVPVPLASLGAVDVVVISHDHYDHLDLPTIKALAGTDTVFAVPLGVGAHLERWGVPADRLHELDWNETTKIAGLSLTATPARHFCGRGLRNQQHTLWASWVVAGDEHRIYHSGDTGYFPGFEEIGAEHGPFDATMIQIGAYSEYWPDIHMTPEEGMRAHLDLQGGVPHGVMLPIHWGTFNLALHPWDEPGEGTVAAAEAAGAAVALPIPGQPFEPGAADAPDQAWWRPFVAAGSAPVLSAGSAPVAAKAPAAAPAPAGRGEPEAVGT
- a CDS encoding SGNH/GDSL hydrolase family protein, with protein sequence MAATTTKLKTIGSYAAIGDSFTEGVGDPGPGETYLGWADRLAVLLADEHGEDEFRYANLAVRGKLLDQIVAEQVPRAKALAPDLVTFCAGGNDIIRPGTDPDDVAERFEAAVADLTGAVGRVVITTGFDTRGVPVLKHLRGKVATYSVHVRAIADRFDCPVLDLWSLKSVQDRRAWDTDRLHLSPEGHTRVALRAAQVLGLDVPADPDQPWPPERPRGSVDVTRDNIQWAREHLAPWIGRRLRGESSGDHVEAKRPDLLPL